One Actinomycetospora corticicola genomic window, GTAGTCGACCGCGACGTCGGGGTGCTCGAGCGAGACCTCCTCGACCACGCGCGACCACAACGACCCGGCGTGGGTGAGGACGTTGGTCTTGTGCACCAGCGTGAGCTTGCGGCGCGGACGGTTGGCGGCGCGGGTGAACGCGTCACGCACCACCCGCTCGACGCCGAACGCCGTATTGATGCTGACCTCGGTCGCGATCTCCTGCGGGGTGTCCTTGCGCAGCAGACCGCCGGTGCCGGCGTAGGGGCCCTCGGTGCCCTCGCGGACGACGACGAGGTCGATCTCCGGCTGCGCGGACAGCGGCCCGCGCACGCCCGGGTAGAGCCGCGCCGGCCGCAGGTTCACGTGGTGGTCGAGCTCGAAGCGCAGGCGCAGCAGCAGCCCGCGCTCGAGGATGCCGCTGGGCACCGACGGGTCGCCCACGGCACCGAGGAGGATCGCGTCGTGCTCGCGCAGCTCGGTGAGCACCGACTCGGGCAGGAGCTCGCCGGTGGAGTGCCAGCGGGCGGCGCCGAGGTCGTAGTGCGTCGACTCGATCTGAGGGGCCAGCTCGGAGAGGACCTTGAGGGCCTCGTTGGTGACCTCGGGTCCGATGCCGTCTCCGGGAACCACCGCGAGTCGCATGTCCTGCATTCCTCCCCCGACGGGCCGACCTCGATGGTGCGACCGGGCTCACCTGCGGTGGAGGCTACCGCGCGTGTCGGCAGGACTCCGCACCGGATCACTCCATGGGATGTGTCGCTACCCGATCTGCCCGATCCGGCGCTCAGCCGAACGGGATCATCCGGGTGGTTCGCGCGTCGAGGGCGGTCCCGATCGGGGCCAACACCTCCTCCGGGACCGCCCGGTCGACGCGCAGCAGCATCAGCGACGAGCCCCGGTCGCGGGTCTGGGAGAGCTGCGCGGCCTCGATGTTGACCCCCGACTCCCCCAGTCGGGTGCCCACCTGCCCCATCGCCCCGGGCCGGTCGGTGTACTCGAACAGCAGGACGTGGCCCTCGGCGCGCAGGTCGAACGAGCGGCCGTTGATCTCGACGAGCTTCTCCACCTGGTCGGTGCCGGTGAGCGTGCCGGAGACCGTGGTGTCCCCGGCGCGCAGCGTGACGAGGCTGCGGTGGTTCGGGCTCTCGGTGGCGGTCTCGACGGCGACGCTCACCCCCCGCTCGGCCGCCAGCGCCGGGGCGTTGACGAACGTGACCGGCTCGTCGACGACCTCGCCGAACACCCCGCGCAGCGCCGCGAGCTCCAGGATCCCGACGTCCTCGTGCCCGAGCTCGCCGCGCACCTCGACGACGATCGACTCCGGCTGCCCCACGAGCGTCGACAGCAGCGTGCCCAGCTTCTGCGTGACGCCGAGCCACGGACGGACCTCCTCGCCGACGGCCCCGCCCTGCACGTTGACCGCGTCCGGCACGAAGTCCCCGCGCAGCGCCTTCAGCACGGAGTGGGCGACGTCGGTGCCGGCGCGGTCCTGGGCCTCGGCGGTGGAGGCGCCCAGGTGCGGGGTCGCCGTGACCTGCTCGAGCTCGAACAGCGGACTCTGCGTGGTCGGCTCGGTGACGTAGACGTCCACGCCCGCTCCCGCCACGTGCCCCGAGCGGATCGCCTCGGCGAGCGCGTCCTCGTCGACCAGCCCGCCCCGGGCCGCGTTGATCACGATGACGCCGGGCTTCGTCCGCGCCAGCGCCTCCTTGCCGATCAGCCCCTGAGTCTCCGGGGTCTTCGGCAGGTGGATGGTCATCATGTCGGCGCGGGCGAGCAGCTCGTCGAGTTCCACGAGTTCGATGCCCAGCTGCGCGGCGCGGCTCGCGGGCAGGTACGGGTCGTAGGCGATGACGTGGGTGTCGAACGCCTTGATCCGGCTCGCGAAGAGCTGGCCGATCTTCCCGAGCCCGATCACGCCGACCGTCTTGCCCTGGATCTCGACACCGGAGTACCTGCTGCGCGCCCACTCACCCCGACGCAGGGCGGCGTCGGCGGCCGGGATGTGGCGGGCGGTGGCGAGCAGCAGGGCGAGGGCGTGCTCCGCGGCCGAGACGATGTTGCTGGTCGGGGCGTTCACCACCATGACACCGGCCGCCGTCGCCGACGGCACGTCGACGTTGTCGAGCCCCACCCCGGCCCGCCCGACCACGGTCAGCCGCTTCTGCGCGGCGAACACCTCGGCGTCGACCTGCGTGGCACTGCGGACCAGGAGCGCGTCGGCGTCGGCCACCGCCTCGAGCAGGGCCGCCCGGTCCGTGCCGTCGACCTGCCGGACCTCCACCTCGTCGCCGAACACCTCCAGCGTCGACGGGGCGAGCTTCTCGGCCATCAGGACGACGGGCTTCGACATGCTTCTCCCCCGGTCGGCGACGCTGCGGACGGCGAACATGGTGCCCTACGCCACACCATTCCGGGCGCCGAGGTGTGACCTGGACCTCATCCAGGCCGTCGCTGTGGCCGGCCAGTGTTGCGGAGTGCGTCAGCGTGGCCACTCGTCCACGGCCCCGCCCTCCGACGCCTCGCCGCGTCCGGGTCAATGGCCGATCCGTGTCACTGGACGCGCCAACGGCGCCACCCACTCACCGGGCCCGCCCTGCACTGCGGCGCCGCCCTTCAGGTCGCTGGCCGATCCGTGTCACCCGACGCGCCAACGGGGCCACCCACCCAGCGACCGCGTCGTCATACCGCCCGAGGAAGGTCGGGCGTCCAGAGCACGTTCGGGGTCGGCAGTCGCTCCGCGACGGCGATCGCGTCGAGCACGTCACGGCGCAGACCGCTGGAGTCACTCCGCATGCGGCTCGGACGGATCCCGTACACGTGCAGTCCGGCGGCCCGGTACGCGCGATGTTGCCGTTCGGTCTCCTCGACCTGACCCGGCGTCATGAAGTGCTGCTCCACCGAGTCGATCGGGAGCACGAGACCGAGTTCGGGCAGGAAGCCGTCAGCGATGCCGAGGAAGATGGCGTCCGACGTCAGCCGGACGTTGAACAGGATCGTGACCCGGGCGAGTTCCGGGTGCGTGAACCACCAGTCGTGGAAGTCCACCTCGGCGACGGATCGCGCTCCGGCCGTGATCGCGCCGAGGACGGCTCGCGGGAGCGCCGACCCCCGGGAACTCGCCGCCTCGACCTCCACCTGCAACGTGGTCGGCAGCAGCATCCGTCGTTGCACCGGCTCGGTGAGGATCGCCGCGACATCGGACCGCGACGACATGCACCGTGCCGCGTCGACGAGGCAGCGTTCCATCGGCGCGACCGGGAGGCCGTCGCGTTCGCGGACGGGAGGCATCCGGTGCGTCCGCTCCACACGGATGCCCGGGACCGACTGCACCTTGATCTCGGCCGGGATCAGCAGGTGGACCGACTCGGGGAGATCTCCGCGTCGGAGGCGGTGTGCCCGAGCACCGTCGAGTCCTGTGAGAGCGGCCTGCTCCCCCGCGTAGAGGAGCGCAGCGCGGGCCAGCTGTCGGCGGGTGGCGGTGCCCGTGCCGAGCCGGACGGTGGCGGGTGCCATGAGCGTCCACGGCCCGCCGTCCCGGCACCGGCGGTAGATCGTGCAGGCCGGCACCCCGAGTCCCACCAGGACGGCCACGCGGATGATCGTGTCGACGGCCGCCGCACGGATCGCCTCCGGGTCGTGGGCCCAGTCCCCTCGTCTCACGGCACTGGACGATGCGCCCTCCGACACCGCAGGTCGATCACGTCGCCGTTGCCTGTGGACAGGGCCGGGGTGCCCTGCCGGTGGGGACGCATGACTGCTCCGGACGGACGCGCTCGCGAGGACCGGCATGAGCGAGAACCGCCACCGACGCGTCCCGTGCCACCGATGGGCCGTTCCCGTCGGAAAGGGGGACCCGACCCACGACGCGTGCCCCCGGAACGACGACGGCGGGCGTACCCGTGAGGTACGCCCGCCGTCGGGCACGGTCAGCAGGTCAGAGGGACTGCTTCGGGATGAACGGCATGAGGTCGCGGAGCTTGGCGCCGACCTGCTCGATCTGGTGGGCCTTGCCCTCGTCCTCGAGCTTGGTGAAGTTCGGGCGTCCGTTGTCGTCCTCGGCGATCCACTCGCGGGCGAAGGACCCGTCCTGGATCTCGGTGAGCACGCGGCGCATCTCGTCCTTCACGGCCGAGTTGATGATGCGCGGGCCGCGGGTCAGGTCGCCGTACTCGGCGGTGTCCGAGCAGGAGTAGCGCTGCCCGTAGATGCCCTTCTCCCACATGAGGTCCACGATCAGCTTGAGCTCGTGGAGGCACTCGAAGTAGGCGATCTCCGGGGCGTAGCCGGCCTCGACGAGGGTCTCGAACCCGGCCTGGACCAGCGCCGAGGTGCCGCCGCAGAGCACGGCCTGCTCGCCGAAGAGGTCGGTCTCGGTCTCCTCGGTGAACGTCGTCTTGATGACGCCCGCGCGGCCGCCGCCGATGGCCGACGCGTAGGAGAGCGCGAGCGCCTGGGCCTGACCTGACGCGTCCTGCTCGACCGCGATGAGGCAGGGCACGCCCTTGCCGTCGACGAACTGGCGGCGGACCAGGTGGCCCGGGCCCTTCGGCGCGACCATCGCGACGTCGACGTCCGACGGCGGCTTGATGAGGTCGTACCGGATGTTGAAGCCGTGCCCGAAGAAGATCGCGTCGCCGGACTTGAGGTTCGGCGCGATGTCGTCGGCGTAGATCTGACGCTGCTTGGTGTCCGGCGCCAGGATCATGATGAGGTCGGCCTCGGCGGAAGCCTCGGCCGGCGTGACCACCCGCAGCCCCTCCTCCTCGGCCTTGGCGCGCGACTTCGAGGACTCGGGGAGCCCGATGCGCACGTCGACGCCCGAGTCGCGCAGCGACAGCGAGTGGGCGTGGCCCTGGGAGCCGTAGCC contains:
- the ilvC gene encoding ketol-acid reductoisomerase is translated as MSVEIFYDADADLSIIQGRKVAVIGYGSQGHAHSLSLRDSGVDVRIGLPESSKSRAKAEEEGLRVVTPAEASAEADLIMILAPDTKQRQIYADDIAPNLKSGDAIFFGHGFNIRYDLIKPPSDVDVAMVAPKGPGHLVRRQFVDGKGVPCLIAVEQDASGQAQALALSYASAIGGGRAGVIKTTFTEETETDLFGEQAVLCGGTSALVQAGFETLVEAGYAPEIAYFECLHELKLIVDLMWEKGIYGQRYSCSDTAEYGDLTRGPRIINSAVKDEMRRVLTEIQDGSFAREWIAEDDNGRPNFTKLEDEGKAHQIEQVGAKLRDLMPFIPKQSL
- the serA gene encoding phosphoglycerate dehydrogenase, whose protein sequence is MSKPVVLMAEKLAPSTLEVFGDEVEVRQVDGTDRAALLEAVADADALLVRSATQVDAEVFAAQKRLTVVGRAGVGLDNVDVPSATAAGVMVVNAPTSNIVSAAEHALALLLATARHIPAADAALRRGEWARSRYSGVEIQGKTVGVIGLGKIGQLFASRIKAFDTHVIAYDPYLPASRAAQLGIELVELDELLARADMMTIHLPKTPETQGLIGKEALARTKPGVIVINAARGGLVDEDALAEAIRSGHVAGAGVDVYVTEPTTQSPLFELEQVTATPHLGASTAEAQDRAGTDVAHSVLKALRGDFVPDAVNVQGGAVGEEVRPWLGVTQKLGTLLSTLVGQPESIVVEVRGELGHEDVGILELAALRGVFGEVVDEPVTFVNAPALAAERGVSVAVETATESPNHRSLVTLRAGDTTVSGTLTGTDQVEKLVEINGRSFDLRAEGHVLLFEYTDRPGAMGQVGTRLGESGVNIEAAQLSQTRDRGSSLMLLRVDRAVPEEVLAPIGTALDARTTRMIPFG
- a CDS encoding 3-isopropylmalate dehydrogenase, coding for MRLAVVPGDGIGPEVTNEALKVLSELAPQIESTHYDLGAARWHSTGELLPESVLTELREHDAILLGAVGDPSVPSGILERGLLLRLRFELDHHVNLRPARLYPGVRGPLSAQPEIDLVVVREGTEGPYAGTGGLLRKDTPQEIATEVSINTAFGVERVVRDAFTRAANRPRRKLTLVHKTNVLTHAGSLWSRVVEEVSLEHPDVAVDYQHVDSTTIHLVTDPSRYDVIVTDNLFGDILTDLAAAVTGGIGLAASGNLDVSRANPSMFEPVHGSAPDIAGKGIADPTAAILSVALLLDHLGEPELARRVEAAVAFDLATRDHQNPGGTSAVGDRLAALVSSAAGTRSLA